A window from Pseudomonas alloputida encodes these proteins:
- the tssE gene encoding type VI secretion system baseplate subunit TssE — translation MSGFFDRLMADPSAIREASRQESASHKFAAIKCHLETLLNARQGCSQSSPELGLRDFNGHDVSSGDLLQQVSADIRRTLQRFEPRIHVRALKAVPDCHAPLELHFRLDCQVQVNNQAEQLQLELLVNGHNRYTRVR, via the coding sequence ATGAGTGGTTTCTTCGATCGCTTGATGGCGGACCCGTCCGCCATCCGGGAGGCGTCTCGCCAGGAAAGCGCTTCGCACAAGTTCGCGGCCATCAAGTGCCACCTCGAAACGTTGCTGAACGCTCGCCAAGGTTGCTCCCAGAGCAGCCCCGAGCTGGGCCTGCGCGACTTCAACGGGCATGACGTCAGCAGCGGCGACCTGCTGCAGCAAGTGAGCGCCGATATCCGCCGTACCCTCCAGCGCTTTGAACCGCGCATCCACGTGCGCGCGCTCAAAGCGGTACCGGATTGTCACGCCCCGTTGGAACTGCATTTCAGGCTCGACTGCCAGGTGCAGGTCAACAACCAGGCAGAGCAGTTGCAGCTTGAGCTGCTGGTAAACGGACACAACCGCTACACCCGAGTGAGGTGA
- the tssF gene encoding type VI secretion system baseplate subunit TssF, whose amino-acid sequence MSLKDRFSEELRYLHELGNDFAKDNPQLARLLGKAGSDPDVERLMEAFAFLTAKLRLKLEDDLPELTHPMLQILWPNYLRPLPSATIIRFSPRKQSLSQSQHIPKGARLFSKPVDAVPCEFRTCTGVSLHPFEISAVSATQTLDSSVVRIGLQTLVERPLNTLGCARLDFHLSGDNRTALTLYLWISQYLKHVSVIMNGEVRRLPANSIGFPGFSPEEALLPYPQNVFDGYRILQEYFVFPKRFHFFSITGLEKLWPAQACPQVGIEFHFTRQLPDTLRVGTEDFSLFCTPAVNLFKHSAEPIDLASEAAQVELKPRSEAQSAYEIFSVDEVISTRTTTDGSTGEHLRTFRPFESFAHEIEHVQGRTALYYRCQLEASLRGDGVTHRIAFVRADANSYIGELETASIDLTCTNRDLPLALGVDDINVLTEVTPPLATYTNICAPTRPYRPVLDGQLQWALISNMSLNYLSLLSVEPLKAVIRTYDFAALHDIQQARTTGKRLDGIRELHTQPMDWLIKGQPIRGLHTQLKLDQAAFLCEGDLYLFGCVLAHFFALYASINSFHQLEVINTTNNEHYTWPIQTGKQPLI is encoded by the coding sequence ATGTCACTGAAGGACAGATTCAGCGAAGAACTGCGTTACCTGCACGAGTTGGGAAACGACTTCGCCAAGGACAACCCCCAGCTTGCCCGGCTGCTAGGCAAGGCGGGCAGCGACCCCGATGTCGAGCGGTTGATGGAAGCCTTTGCGTTTCTAACGGCCAAGCTTCGGCTGAAGCTGGAAGATGACCTGCCAGAACTCACCCACCCCATGCTGCAGATACTGTGGCCCAACTACCTGCGCCCATTGCCCAGCGCCACGATTATCCGATTCTCGCCACGCAAACAATCGCTCAGCCAGTCACAGCACATTCCCAAAGGTGCAAGGTTGTTCTCGAAACCCGTGGACGCCGTGCCCTGCGAGTTTCGTACCTGCACGGGAGTGAGCCTTCATCCGTTTGAAATCAGCGCCGTCAGCGCAACCCAGACACTCGACAGCTCTGTGGTTCGCATCGGCCTGCAAACCTTGGTCGAACGGCCCCTGAATACGTTGGGCTGCGCCCGTCTGGATTTCCACCTCAGCGGCGACAACCGCACCGCTCTGACGCTTTATCTATGGATTTCTCAATACCTCAAACACGTCAGCGTGATCATGAACGGCGAGGTGCGCCGGCTACCGGCCAACAGCATCGGGTTCCCAGGTTTCAGCCCTGAGGAGGCCTTGCTGCCCTACCCGCAGAACGTGTTCGATGGCTACCGTATTCTGCAGGAATACTTCGTGTTCCCGAAGCGCTTCCACTTCTTCAGCATTACCGGCCTGGAAAAGCTGTGGCCGGCACAAGCCTGCCCACAGGTGGGCATCGAGTTCCATTTCACGCGTCAACTGCCAGACACCCTTCGCGTTGGCACAGAAGATTTCAGCCTGTTCTGCACCCCGGCTGTCAACCTGTTCAAGCACAGTGCCGAGCCCATCGACCTGGCCAGCGAGGCTGCCCAGGTCGAGCTGAAGCCCAGAAGCGAGGCGCAGTCCGCTTACGAAATCTTCAGTGTCGATGAAGTCATCAGCACCCGAACAACCACTGACGGAAGTACCGGTGAGCACCTGCGGACTTTTCGCCCTTTCGAATCGTTCGCCCACGAAATCGAGCATGTCCAAGGCCGCACGGCGCTGTACTACCGCTGCCAACTTGAAGCGTCCCTGCGCGGCGATGGCGTGACCCACCGCATCGCCTTCGTGCGCGCCGATGCCAACAGCTACATAGGCGAGCTTGAAACTGCATCCATCGACCTGACCTGCACCAACAGGGACTTGCCGCTGGCGCTGGGCGTGGATGACATCAACGTCCTCACCGAAGTCACGCCGCCCCTGGCGACCTATACCAACATCTGCGCCCCCACCCGCCCCTACCGGCCCGTGCTGGATGGCCAGTTGCAGTGGGCGTTGATCTCCAACATGTCGCTCAACTACCTGTCGCTGTTGTCGGTCGAGCCGCTCAAGGCGGTGATTCGCACCTACGACTTCGCGGCGTTGCACGACATCCAGCAAGCGCGCACCACCGGCAAACGCCTCGACGGTATCCGCGAACTCCACACGCAGCCCATGGACTGGCTGATCAAGGGGCAACCCATACGAGGCCTGCACACCCAACTGAAGCTGGACCAGGCGGCCTTCCTCTGCGAAGGCGACCTCTACCTGTTCGGCTGCGTGCTCGCGCACTTCTTCGCCCTGTACGCCAGCATCAATTCCTTCCATCAACTGGAAGTGATCAACACCACCAACAACGAGCACTACACATGGCCCATCCAGACCGGCAAGCAACCGCTGATCTAG
- the vasI gene encoding type VI secretion system-associated protein VasI yields the protein MIIRYTGGVGLSLLFLLMPALTRASPDCPRIVSNIERLACFDQAAGTPGFTPQRQWSAQELEAPTVRRVLIHETGRAPEDLRFRLRSEEGGLLISAPAIASVAPHPYLIISCVQNISRLQLVTAQPVDASRVQVRLRGERGATVPTPWQVMENGQVLDAGRGLPGIEQIKQLIGAHRIHVESDNPAVDGLVFDAQGLDPLIDEARKTCRW from the coding sequence ATGATTATTCGTTATACAGGTGGCGTGGGACTTTCATTACTTTTCTTGTTAATGCCTGCCTTGACCCGTGCATCGCCGGACTGCCCACGGATCGTGTCCAATATCGAGCGCCTGGCGTGTTTCGATCAGGCGGCGGGTACGCCGGGATTCACGCCGCAGCGACAGTGGTCAGCGCAGGAGCTGGAGGCACCCACGGTGCGTCGCGTATTGATCCATGAGACGGGGCGGGCGCCCGAGGACTTGAGGTTTCGCCTCCGCTCTGAAGAAGGCGGGCTCCTGATCTCTGCACCTGCGATTGCTTCAGTTGCACCGCACCCCTACCTGATCATCAGCTGCGTGCAGAACATCTCGAGGTTGCAACTGGTCACCGCCCAACCCGTCGATGCCAGCCGAGTGCAGGTGCGGTTGAGAGGGGAGCGGGGCGCTACTGTACCCACACCGTGGCAAGTGATGGAAAACGGCCAAGTGCTCGACGCCGGCAGAGGCCTGCCGGGTATCGAGCAGATCAAGCAATTGATCGGGGCCCATCGCATTCACGTAGAGAGCGACAACCCTGCCGTTGATGGACTCGTTTTTGACGCTCAGGGGCTGGACCCGCTTATCGACGAGGCTCGCAAGACATGTCGCTGGTAG
- a CDS encoding type VI secretion system Vgr family protein, whose protein sequence is MPSQSDLRYSFEALVGKAEFEVVSFELREGISAPFELELKLISFENDIDFGHLLDKPVLFTVLDGERPVRYVHGLVSSFSQGESGFYRTYYHALVEPQLARARLRSNWRIFQHKTVPQILELMLKRQGIDQYELRASMDHQVREFCVQAGETDLAFIARLAAEEGFVYRFAHSEKLHKLIITDRLQSLGLISHGAIKADDEDEGFCDDDEPVGPESVLYQANSGGDQAIPCLRRLRYTEQVRTARQVQRDHTFTNPAYRQEHRAAGPFLEHQSKEYEYFDYPGRYKRDAVGKPFTENRITALRHDVRIAEVQGDDVRLQPGLSFTLTGHPRDDLNAHWRVNTVTHKGHQFTSLQEEAAGADVSTRYEQTAVLVPGRTEWRPAPLKKPRIDGPHMATVVGPPGEEIYCDEWGRVKVSFPWDRESQNNEFSSCWLRVSQGWAGGSWGSMAIPRIGQDVIIHYVNGDPDQPMITGRTYCGDQLPPYDLPDHKTRMTIKSQTHKGEGFNELRFEDELGKEEVFIHAQRDQNTLVNHNQSLFVGVDRTQQVGQDESVAIGRNRLRVVKANDTLKVGGGKNDLIAGDYEVEAGNTLRLKCGKTLIEMHANGTLNITCETFNFTAQQTGQINTLAAKLDLNPTGGSAGAGANGRDSDSLKADVDGHFD, encoded by the coding sequence ATGCCTAGCCAATCTGATTTGCGCTACAGCTTTGAGGCACTCGTTGGCAAAGCTGAATTCGAAGTGGTGTCGTTCGAACTCCGCGAGGGCATCAGCGCACCCTTTGAATTGGAGCTGAAACTGATCAGCTTCGAAAACGATATCGACTTCGGCCATTTGCTCGACAAACCCGTGCTCTTCACCGTCTTGGACGGAGAACGCCCGGTACGGTACGTGCACGGCCTTGTCAGCAGCTTCAGCCAGGGCGAGAGCGGCTTCTACCGCACTTACTATCACGCCTTGGTCGAACCGCAACTGGCCCGCGCCAGGCTGCGCTCCAACTGGCGCATCTTCCAGCACAAGACCGTTCCGCAAATTCTCGAGCTGATGCTCAAGCGCCAGGGCATCGACCAGTACGAACTACGCGCCAGCATGGACCATCAGGTGCGCGAATTCTGCGTTCAGGCCGGTGAGACGGACTTGGCGTTCATCGCCCGCCTGGCCGCTGAAGAAGGCTTCGTCTACCGCTTTGCGCACAGTGAAAAGCTGCACAAGCTGATCATCACCGATCGGCTGCAGTCCCTCGGCCTGATCAGCCATGGCGCCATCAAGGCCGACGATGAAGACGAGGGCTTCTGCGATGACGACGAGCCGGTAGGCCCTGAGAGCGTGCTGTACCAAGCCAACAGCGGTGGCGATCAAGCCATACCCTGCCTTCGCCGCTTGCGCTACACCGAGCAGGTGCGCACCGCTCGTCAGGTGCAGCGCGACCACACCTTCACCAACCCGGCCTACCGCCAGGAGCACAGAGCCGCCGGGCCCTTCCTGGAGCATCAGAGCAAAGAGTACGAATACTTCGATTACCCAGGCCGCTATAAACGCGATGCCGTGGGCAAGCCGTTCACCGAAAACCGCATCACAGCGCTGCGCCATGATGTGCGTATTGCCGAGGTCCAGGGCGATGACGTGCGTCTGCAACCGGGGCTCAGTTTCACCCTGACCGGTCACCCACGTGACGACCTCAATGCGCATTGGCGGGTCAACACGGTTACCCATAAAGGCCACCAGTTCACCAGCCTGCAGGAAGAAGCCGCCGGCGCCGATGTAAGCACGCGCTACGAGCAGACCGCAGTGCTGGTCCCCGGTCGGACCGAATGGCGCCCTGCGCCATTGAAAAAACCACGAATCGACGGGCCGCACATGGCCACCGTCGTCGGCCCGCCTGGCGAGGAAATCTACTGCGATGAATGGGGCCGGGTAAAAGTCAGTTTCCCCTGGGACCGCGAAAGCCAGAACAACGAGTTCAGTTCGTGCTGGCTGCGGGTGTCTCAAGGCTGGGCGGGGGGCAGCTGGGGCTCGATGGCCATCCCTCGGATCGGCCAGGACGTGATCATCCATTACGTCAACGGCGACCCCGACCAGCCGATGATCACCGGGCGCACTTACTGCGGTGACCAACTGCCGCCTTACGATCTGCCCGATCACAAAACACGCATGACCATCAAGAGCCAGACCCACAAGGGGGAAGGTTTCAACGAGCTGCGTTTCGAGGATGAGCTGGGCAAGGAGGAAGTGTTCATCCATGCCCAGAGAGATCAGAACACTCTGGTCAATCACAACCAGTCCCTCTTTGTGGGCGTCGATCGCACCCAACAGGTTGGCCAGGACGAATCGGTCGCCATTGGCCGCAATCGTCTGCGCGTCGTCAAGGCCAACGACACCTTGAAAGTGGGGGGTGGCAAAAACGACCTCATCGCAGGCGACTACGAAGTCGAAGCGGGCAACACGCTACGCCTCAAGTGCGGCAAGACCCTTATCGAAATGCATGCCAATGGCACGCTGAACATCACCTGCGAGACCTTCAACTTCACCGCACAGCAGACCGGGCAGATCAACACCCTGGCGGCAAAGCTCGACCTCAACCCAACGGGTGGTTCGGCGGGCGCGGGCGCGAACGGGCGCGACAGCGACTCACTCAAGGCTGACGTGGATGGGCATTTCGACTAG
- the tssJ gene encoding type VI secretion system lipoprotein TssJ → MSRLAVWIAPLLVVLVGLPGCTSLSRATKVALDHSLPIGPPKDNPTQVAFSINVSPTLNSNPNSVDVAAIPESILEPSPYAVTLSAGDPHALTDKVGTLLEYLQAQFPAMSRVETGEEDQSEWVRSPMEESSPGSYDDPTVVLTLPSSKAEASGPVATPIAIKILQLRDDSLLRNSVYQLLDDDPAKALRSTYIRDDDYLLNPGQFKFIPFEPIEPETRFVAVIGDYRNQENATWQQVLRIPPRGHQIILSVLVNDAQILLKEEE, encoded by the coding sequence ATGAGCCGCCTGGCCGTCTGGATTGCGCCTCTGCTGGTCGTGCTGGTCGGACTGCCAGGTTGCACGTCCTTGAGCAGAGCCACCAAGGTGGCGCTGGACCACTCGTTACCAATCGGGCCGCCCAAGGACAACCCAACCCAAGTCGCGTTCAGCATCAACGTCAGCCCAACGCTCAACAGCAACCCGAACAGTGTCGACGTGGCGGCCATCCCTGAGAGCATCCTGGAACCCAGCCCCTACGCAGTCACCTTGAGCGCCGGCGATCCGCACGCACTGACCGACAAAGTCGGGACCTTGCTTGAGTACCTGCAAGCGCAATTCCCCGCGATGTCCCGCGTGGAAACCGGCGAAGAGGACCAAAGCGAATGGGTTCGCTCCCCGATGGAAGAAAGCTCGCCCGGCAGCTATGACGACCCCACGGTGGTGCTCACGCTGCCGAGCAGCAAGGCCGAAGCCAGCGGGCCTGTCGCCACACCGATTGCCATCAAGATCCTGCAACTGCGCGATGACTCGCTGCTGCGCAACAGCGTGTACCAACTGCTGGACGATGACCCCGCCAAGGCACTGCGCAGTACCTACATCCGCGATGACGATTACCTGCTGAACCCAGGCCAGTTCAAGTTCATACCGTTTGAGCCCATCGAGCCCGAGACCCGCTTCGTCGCGGTGATCGGCGACTACAGAAACCAGGAGAACGCGACCTGGCAGCAAGTGTTGCGGATTCCGCCACGCGGCCACCAGATCATTCTCTCAGTGCTGGTCAATGACGCGCAGATCCTGCTCAAGGAGGAGGAATGA
- the tssK gene encoding type VI secretion system baseplate subunit TssK, which translates to MSSRNPVLWPEGLFVKPQHFQQAARASEAALHQRLGSLNAAFYGFSELQLSTEYLSLGKVAITKARGIMPDGTVFDIPADLPPPPPLEIEDDGSKDSEIFLCLPLRTEGGREVSWPDNAANFRYNAQAEEIKDTHSADGDLVQVDLAVPNLQLKRKADDSSAYTRLAVARILERRPDGSLQLDETFYPTSVSVRAVPALQRFLEEITNTLRERARNLAARIGASGQSGIADIRDFNLLQAMNRWWPCFNHLARQGQTHPEQLYLSMSQACGEFVTFTDENRLPQEYPAYHHTALRTSFKPLEDTLRRALSTVLQPRAVSLPLETLDFGVMTTTLEDRRLIDEADFIIAVRADLPPQTLRQMFIQKAKVTSLESLNDLVPLQLPGIPLLPLPVAPRDLPFHAGFSYFELDRRDPAWACMKTANGFGFHVAGEFPGLELQFWAIRGE; encoded by the coding sequence ATGAGTTCACGTAACCCCGTTCTGTGGCCCGAAGGCCTGTTCGTCAAACCACAACATTTCCAACAAGCTGCGCGGGCCAGTGAAGCGGCCTTGCATCAACGCCTTGGCAGCCTCAACGCGGCCTTCTACGGCTTCAGCGAACTGCAGCTAAGCACCGAATACCTGAGCCTGGGCAAGGTCGCCATCACCAAGGCGCGCGGCATCATGCCCGATGGCACGGTGTTCGATATTCCTGCCGATCTGCCGCCGCCGCCGCCCCTGGAAATCGAGGACGACGGTTCGAAAGACAGCGAGATATTCCTGTGCTTGCCGCTGCGTACCGAGGGGGGCCGTGAAGTCAGCTGGCCCGACAATGCCGCCAACTTCCGCTACAACGCTCAGGCAGAGGAGATCAAGGATACCCACAGCGCCGACGGTGACCTGGTGCAGGTCGACCTGGCCGTGCCCAACCTGCAGCTCAAACGCAAAGCCGATGACAGCAGTGCCTACACCCGCCTGGCCGTGGCTCGTATCCTGGAGCGGCGCCCTGACGGTAGCCTGCAGTTGGATGAAACGTTCTACCCCACCAGCGTTTCGGTGCGGGCAGTGCCGGCCCTTCAGCGGTTTCTTGAAGAAATCACCAACACCCTGCGCGAGCGTGCGCGCAATCTTGCCGCCCGCATTGGCGCTTCGGGCCAGTCGGGTATCGCCGACATCCGCGACTTCAACCTGCTGCAGGCCATGAACCGCTGGTGGCCGTGCTTCAACCACCTGGCCCGGCAAGGACAAACACACCCCGAGCAGTTGTACCTGTCCATGAGCCAGGCGTGTGGCGAATTCGTCACCTTCACCGACGAGAACCGGCTGCCGCAGGAATACCCGGCCTACCACCACACCGCACTGCGTACCTCGTTCAAGCCCCTGGAGGATACGCTCCGTCGAGCCCTGAGCACGGTCCTGCAACCCCGCGCCGTGTCACTGCCGCTGGAGACCCTGGACTTTGGTGTGATGACGACCACGCTGGAAGACCGGCGCCTGATTGACGAAGCCGATTTCATCATCGCCGTGCGCGCCGACCTGCCGCCGCAGACGTTGCGCCAGATGTTCATCCAGAAAGCCAAGGTCACCTCACTCGAATCCTTGAATGACCTGGTGCCTTTGCAACTGCCGGGCATCCCGCTGCTGCCCCTGCCGGTTGCACCACGCGACCTGCCCTTCCATGCGGGCTTCAGCTACTTCGAACTGGACCGCCGTGACCCCGCCTGGGCCTGCATGAAGACGGCCAACGGCTTCGGCTTCCACGTTGCAGGTGAGTTCCCAGGGCTTGAACTGCAGTTCTGGGCGATCAGGGGTGAATGA
- a CDS encoding Hcp family type VI secretion system effector, which produces MPTPAYIKIVGQTQGNITAGAFTADSVGNVFQQGHEDQILVQEIKHEVTTPTDPQSGQPSGQRVHKPFIFTSSLNKATPLMYQALATGEMLPTVEVSWYRTSSEGKQEHFFTTTLEDATIVSINTVLPHALDKDNENYTQLVEVSLAYRKITWAHDVANTEGSDDWRAPAA; this is translated from the coding sequence ATGCCAACACCCGCTTACATCAAGATCGTAGGCCAGACCCAAGGCAACATCACCGCTGGCGCCTTCACCGCTGACTCCGTCGGCAACGTGTTCCAACAAGGCCATGAAGATCAGATTCTGGTTCAGGAAATCAAGCATGAGGTGACTACGCCCACTGACCCCCAGAGCGGTCAACCGAGTGGCCAGCGCGTGCATAAGCCTTTCATATTCACCAGTTCACTGAACAAAGCTACCCCCCTGATGTATCAGGCACTTGCCACCGGCGAAATGCTGCCAACAGTCGAGGTCAGCTGGTATCGCACCTCCTCGGAAGGCAAACAAGAGCATTTTTTCACCACCACGCTCGAAGACGCCACCATCGTCAGCATCAATACCGTGCTTCCCCACGCACTCGACAAAGACAATGAAAACTACACCCAGCTGGTTGAAGTATCGCTGGCGTATCGAAAGATCACGTGGGCTCACGATGTAGCCAATACCGAAGGCTCTGACGACTGGCGCGCACCCGCCGCCTGA
- the tssG gene encoding type VI secretion system baseplate subunit TssG yields MAHPDRQATADLADKLLANAHQYNFFQLLERLHGLHGDDLEPRWADEATRLRVRLASDPRLTFPVSDVYKAERMPGEDERYRVCTTFMGLHGTDSPLPTYYLEQVAYEHAQGVGVRPAFFDFFNHYLLSLLHRIWRKYRYYIRFQPGARDGFSQYMFALLGLNDKQLRGDTTLPWSRLLSFAGVIASRGRAPGTVAGIIAHCFDLTHVQIREFETRTVTTNSKQLVSLGRSNGELGSTFMVGSRTRTRSSKFTILISELDQAQLHDLLPSGINFGRLRALIDFLLRDGLAYDLELRLKQNALSPFYLHRSQGAYLGWTSFVDDHDGQISPVVRFRGRS; encoded by the coding sequence ATGGCCCATCCAGACCGGCAAGCAACCGCTGATCTAGCCGACAAGCTGCTCGCCAACGCGCACCAGTACAACTTCTTCCAGTTGCTGGAGCGGTTGCATGGCCTGCACGGCGACGACCTGGAACCGCGTTGGGCGGATGAGGCCACCCGGCTGCGCGTGCGGCTGGCCAGCGACCCGCGCCTGACCTTTCCCGTCTCTGATGTGTACAAGGCCGAGCGGATGCCCGGGGAGGATGAGCGCTATCGCGTGTGCACCACGTTCATGGGGCTGCACGGTACCGACTCGCCCTTGCCCACCTATTACCTGGAACAGGTGGCCTATGAACATGCCCAGGGTGTAGGCGTGCGGCCGGCCTTCTTCGACTTCTTCAACCATTACCTGCTCAGCCTGCTGCACCGGATCTGGCGCAAGTACCGCTATTACATCCGTTTTCAACCCGGTGCGCGGGACGGGTTCTCCCAGTACATGTTCGCCCTGCTCGGGCTGAACGACAAACAGCTGCGCGGCGACACGACACTGCCCTGGAGCCGCCTGCTCAGCTTTGCCGGTGTTATCGCCAGCCGCGGCCGCGCACCGGGGACCGTCGCCGGCATCATCGCCCACTGCTTCGATCTGACGCACGTGCAGATCCGCGAATTCGAGACGCGCACGGTCACCACCAACAGCAAACAGCTTGTAAGCCTCGGGCGCAGCAACGGCGAGCTTGGCAGCACGTTCATGGTCGGCAGCCGCACCCGCACCCGCAGCAGCAAATTCACCATCCTCATCAGCGAACTCGACCAGGCGCAGCTGCATGACTTGCTGCCCAGCGGCATCAACTTCGGACGCTTGCGCGCCTTGATTGATTTTCTGCTGCGCGATGGCCTGGCGTATGACCTGGAGCTGCGCCTGAAACAAAACGCACTGTCGCCGTTCTACCTGCACCGCAGCCAAGGCGCCTACCTGGGCTGGACCAGCTTCGTCGATGACCACGATGGCCAAATCAGTCCCGTTGTCCGCTTCCGGGGGCGGTCATGA
- the icmH gene encoding type IVB secretion system protein IcmH/DotU yields MENSNPTLNDAKHVAETDLQSMLEKSLPNDAPAAAAAASTASAQEQKPEPAYQGYPADPEFQLRGGCANLMLDAAAPLFGLVMRLRTLDELPNIKDVHQQVRIQIDSIREEIRQHGYEPAQLLAYSYGLCLYIDEAVMERPWGKSSCWSHEPLLSIFHDETWGGEKIFTVITRLMQEPKRYQDVLEFMYFALCLGLKGKYALAPKGEETLNALIHQLHGIIRELRGPTPEEVCDPYTNVAPRNFRMSRIWPWWSPLVISAIAMAVAYGIYSYRLHLITTEVLESLNGILQQ; encoded by the coding sequence ATGGAAAACAGTAACCCTACCCTCAACGACGCGAAGCACGTTGCGGAAACGGATTTGCAGTCGATGCTTGAGAAGTCGTTGCCCAACGACGCACCCGCAGCTGCAGCTGCAGCTTCCACTGCATCTGCACAGGAGCAGAAGCCGGAACCTGCCTATCAGGGCTACCCCGCGGACCCGGAGTTTCAGCTCAGGGGTGGCTGCGCCAATCTCATGCTGGATGCTGCGGCACCCTTGTTCGGGCTGGTAATGCGCCTGCGCACGCTCGATGAACTGCCCAACATCAAAGATGTGCATCAGCAAGTGCGTATTCAGATCGACAGCATCCGGGAAGAAATACGCCAGCACGGCTATGAGCCCGCTCAGTTGCTGGCGTACTCCTACGGCCTGTGCCTGTACATCGATGAAGCGGTGATGGAGCGGCCCTGGGGCAAAAGCAGTTGCTGGAGCCACGAGCCGCTGCTCAGCATCTTCCACGACGAGACCTGGGGTGGGGAAAAAATCTTCACCGTGATTACCCGCCTGATGCAGGAGCCCAAGCGTTATCAGGACGTACTGGAGTTCATGTACTTCGCCCTGTGCCTTGGGCTGAAGGGCAAGTATGCGCTCGCGCCGAAAGGCGAAGAAACACTCAACGCACTGATTCACCAACTGCACGGGATCATCCGCGAACTGCGCGGCCCCACCCCCGAAGAAGTCTGCGACCCCTACACCAACGTCGCCCCCAGAAACTTCCGCATGAGCCGGATATGGCCGTGGTGGAGCCCGTTGGTCATCTCCGCCATCGCCATGGCGGTGGCCTACGGGATTTACAGCTACCGCCTGCACCTGATCACAACCGAGGTGCTGGAGTCGCTGAACGGCATTTTGCAGCAATAG
- the tssB gene encoding type VI secretion system contractile sheath small subunit yields MTKRSDSVAPKERINIKYVPATGDEQAEVELPHKMMVLGDFGLDDSRSLEDRQVMRIDKHTFNNVLNDADVSLAMSVPSALDATPNAELAVNLQFKSIQDFGPDRIARQVPELNKLLQLREALVALKGPLGNVPTFRKQLQQLLNDAHARKQLAQELDLVLEAPKAD; encoded by the coding sequence ATGACTAAACGCTCCGATTCCGTTGCACCCAAAGAACGCATCAACATCAAATATGTGCCCGCCACCGGTGACGAGCAGGCCGAGGTAGAGCTGCCGCACAAGATGATGGTGCTGGGCGACTTCGGCCTCGATGACAGCCGCTCCCTCGAAGACCGCCAGGTCATGCGCATCGATAAACACACCTTCAACAACGTGTTGAATGACGCCGATGTGAGCCTGGCCATGTCGGTGCCCTCCGCGCTTGACGCAACTCCGAATGCAGAGCTGGCAGTCAACCTGCAATTCAAGTCCATCCAGGACTTCGGCCCAGATCGCATCGCACGCCAGGTGCCCGAGCTGAACAAGCTGCTGCAGTTGCGTGAAGCGCTGGTTGCCCTGAAAGGCCCGCTGGGCAACGTGCCCACCTTCCGCAAACAGCTGCAGCAGCTTCTGAACGACGCGCATGCCCGCAAGCAACTCGCGCAAGAACTCGACCTGGTGCTTGAAGCGCCAAAAGCAGACTGA